From the Leucobacter tenebrionis genome, one window contains:
- a CDS encoding cytochrome c oxidase subunit 4: MKSNIFIFWLLTAYFLLLASVYTVWNLIAHGYIEWAGSTTILLSGGLTGFIAFYLGLVKRKQGGVLIEDRLEADIDDGDPELGEFSPWSWWPLFLAFGASMVVLGMCVGFNFWLSFLTLPLVIVGIVGWVYEYYRGNFAR, translated from the coding sequence ATGAAATCCAATATCTTCATCTTCTGGCTGCTGACCGCGTACTTCCTGCTCCTGGCCTCGGTGTACACGGTGTGGAATCTGATCGCTCACGGCTACATCGAGTGGGCCGGCTCGACGACCATCCTGCTCTCAGGCGGTCTCACCGGCTTCATCGCCTTCTACCTGGGACTCGTCAAGAGGAAGCAGGGCGGCGTGCTCATCGAGGATCGCCTCGAGGCCGACATCGACGACGGCGACCCGGAGCTCGGCGAGTTCAGCCCCTGGAGCTGGTGGCCGCTGTTCCTCGCCTTCGGCGCGTCGATGGTGGTGCTCGGCATGTGCGTCGGCTTCAACTTCTGGCTCTCCTTCCTGACGCTGCCGCTCGTGATCGTCGGCATCGTCGGCTGGGTGTACGAGTACTACCGCGGCAACTTCGCGCGATAG
- the erpA gene encoding iron-sulfur cluster insertion protein ErpA has protein sequence MSTETIAAETAAAERAHGVALSQAAQEKVRSLLAQEGRDDLRLRIAVQPGGCSGLIYQLFFDERELENDAVVSFDGVEVVVDAMSIPYLNGATIDFEDTIQKQGFTIDNPNAQGSCACGDSFS, from the coding sequence ATGAGCACTGAGACGATCGCCGCGGAGACCGCGGCGGCTGAGCGCGCGCACGGAGTCGCACTCAGCCAGGCTGCGCAGGAGAAGGTGCGCAGCCTGCTGGCGCAGGAGGGGCGCGACGACCTCCGTCTGCGCATCGCGGTGCAGCCGGGCGGCTGCTCGGGTCTGATCTACCAGCTGTTCTTCGATGAGCGGGAGCTGGAGAACGACGCCGTGGTGAGCTTCGACGGGGTCGAGGTCGTCGTCGATGCGATGAGCATTCCGTACCTCAACGGGGCGACCATCGACTTCGAGGACACCATTCAGAAGCAGGGGTTTACCATCGACAATCCGAACGCTCAGGGCAGCTGCGCCTGCGGCGACAGCTTCAGCTGA
- the qcrB gene encoding cytochrome bc1 complex cytochrome b subunit, with protein sequence MSSTVTESPASNGQAQSGSSRFTAAAANYIDERTKIGVAVKEFGRKVFPDHWSFLLGEVALYSFVVILLSGTFLTLFFQASMVETHYTGPYVPMKGLEMSVAMASTLDISFSVRGGLLMRHVHHWAALLFVASIGLHMLRIFFTGAFRKPRELNWLIGFVLFVLAMAEGFTGYSLPDDVLSGNGLRIIDGIIKAIPVIGTYLSYFFFGGEFPGTDIVGRLYMLHIMVLPALVILFVALHLAFVVIHKHTQYPGPGKTQQNVVGFPVLPVYAAKAGGFFFIVFGMIVLIASFVGINPIWNYGPYDPSPVSAGTQPDWYIGFADGMLRLVPPGLETEWFGFTWSWNMLLPLIIIGIFLVLVAIYPFIESWVTGDKREHHILDRPRNAPTRTAIGAAGVVFYAVMWAGASSDLMATHFQLSMEGVIHALQALLILGPIFAYFVTKRICLGLQKKDRAIALHGYESGRIVRLPGGEFIEVHKPLNEYERWELVSYHDYAPLMLRPDDDGRIPFSKRLRAGFSRWFFEDRIVPPSQGEIEKGHHEGH encoded by the coding sequence GTGAGCAGCACCGTAACCGAATCCCCCGCTTCGAACGGGCAGGCGCAGAGCGGTTCGAGCCGCTTCACCGCTGCCGCAGCGAACTACATCGACGAGCGCACCAAGATCGGCGTCGCCGTCAAGGAGTTCGGCCGTAAGGTCTTCCCCGACCACTGGTCGTTCCTGCTCGGCGAGGTTGCGCTGTACAGCTTCGTCGTGATCCTGCTGTCGGGCACCTTCCTGACCCTGTTCTTCCAGGCCTCCATGGTCGAGACGCACTACACCGGTCCCTACGTGCCGATGAAGGGCCTTGAGATGTCGGTCGCCATGGCGTCGACCCTCGATATCTCGTTCTCGGTGCGCGGCGGTCTGCTCATGCGTCACGTGCACCACTGGGCCGCGCTGCTGTTCGTCGCCTCCATCGGCCTGCACATGCTGCGCATCTTCTTCACGGGTGCGTTCCGCAAGCCGCGCGAGCTCAACTGGCTCATCGGCTTCGTGCTCTTCGTGCTCGCGATGGCCGAGGGCTTCACGGGATACTCGCTCCCCGATGACGTGCTCTCGGGCAACGGCCTCCGCATCATCGACGGCATCATCAAGGCGATTCCGGTGATCGGCACCTACCTGTCGTACTTCTTCTTCGGAGGCGAATTCCCGGGCACCGACATCGTCGGCCGCCTGTACATGCTGCACATCATGGTGCTGCCCGCACTCGTGATCCTCTTCGTGGCACTGCACCTCGCATTCGTGGTCATCCACAAGCACACGCAGTACCCCGGGCCGGGCAAGACCCAGCAGAACGTTGTTGGGTTCCCCGTGCTCCCCGTGTACGCGGCGAAGGCCGGCGGCTTCTTCTTCATCGTCTTCGGCATGATCGTGCTGATCGCCTCCTTCGTCGGCATCAACCCAATCTGGAACTACGGCCCCTACGATCCCTCGCCGGTTTCCGCCGGTACCCAGCCCGACTGGTACATCGGCTTCGCCGACGGCATGCTGCGTCTGGTCCCGCCGGGGCTCGAGACCGAGTGGTTCGGCTTCACCTGGTCGTGGAACATGCTGCTGCCGCTCATCATCATCGGCATCTTCCTGGTGCTGGTGGCCATCTACCCCTTCATCGAGTCCTGGGTGACCGGCGACAAGCGCGAGCACCACATCCTCGACCGTCCCCGCAACGCCCCCACCCGCACCGCCATCGGCGCCGCCGGCGTCGTCTTCTACGCGGTGATGTGGGCGGGCGCGAGCTCGGACCTCATGGCCACGCACTTCCAGCTCTCCATGGAGGGTGTGATCCACGCGCTGCAGGCGCTGCTGATCCTCGGTCCGATCTTCGCCTACTTCGTGACCAAGCGCATCTGCCTCGGTCTGCAGAAGAAGGACCGCGCGATCGCGCTGCACGGCTACGAGTCGGGACGCATCGTGCGTCTCCCCGGCGGCGAGTTCATCGAGGTGCACAAGCCGCTCAACGAGTACGAGCGCTGGGAGCTGGTCAGCTACCACGACTACGCGCCGCTCATGCTCCGCCCCGACGATGACGGCCGCATCCCGTTCTCGAAGCGTCTTCGAGCCGGCTTCAGCCGCTGGTTCTTCGAGGACCGGATCGTGCCGCCCTCGCAGGGCGAGATCGAGAAGGGCCACCACGAGGGCCACTGA
- a CDS encoding TetR/AcrR family transcriptional regulator, giving the protein MSTAQRRARRRPGENRERLLEAGLIEFGLFGYHAASTSSIAARAGVPQPHVYANFETKQALFLACFDRLRVSLVAEDAESVSESALRFVYQAVGAASAPEMGDVLRPALRELREELGESSFDRLLADGARVLLSDPSSGSAAGASGSAAPGSF; this is encoded by the coding sequence GTGAGCACCGCACAGCGTCGCGCACGGCGACGTCCCGGAGAGAACCGGGAACGCCTGTTGGAGGCCGGACTCATCGAGTTCGGCCTCTTCGGCTATCACGCCGCATCGACGAGTTCCATCGCGGCCCGCGCGGGTGTGCCCCAGCCGCACGTCTACGCCAACTTCGAGACGAAGCAGGCGCTGTTTCTCGCGTGCTTCGACAGGCTCCGCGTCTCACTGGTCGCGGAGGATGCTGAAAGCGTCTCAGAGAGCGCTCTGCGCTTCGTCTACCAGGCAGTCGGTGCGGCCTCTGCACCCGAGATGGGAGACGTGCTACGACCTGCCCTGCGCGAGCTGCGCGAGGAACTGGGGGAGTCGAGCTTCGATCGCCTGCTCGCCGATGGTGCACGCGTACTGCTCTCGGACCCCTCGAGCGGTAGCGCTGCCGGTGCGAGCGGCTCCGCGGCACCTGGAAGTTTCTGA
- the ctaC gene encoding aa3-type cytochrome oxidase subunit II, with protein MKWVAAPVALSAALLLAGCTPEQQRGFLPEGSEGATNHTDGITGLWVTSWIVLLAVGVVTWGLIIWATIAYRRRKGQTGLPVQLRYNMPIETFFTVVPVILVLGFFAFTAQEQSKIETRVDNPDNTVEVIGKRWAWDFNYVDDDVYFQGVQVQTDADGNPDEDTMPVLYLPVDKTTEIRLETRDVIHSFWVVEFLYKKDMIPGQTNYMSFTPTKTGTFMGKCAELCGEYHSMMLFEVRVVEQDEYDAYIESLRDAGNTGQVTAEFNANQERLPIDNDRAKAQND; from the coding sequence ATGAAATGGGTCGCGGCCCCGGTGGCGCTCTCGGCAGCGCTGCTGCTCGCCGGCTGCACCCCCGAGCAGCAGCGGGGCTTCCTGCCCGAGGGCTCCGAGGGAGCCACTAACCACACGGACGGCATCACCGGCCTGTGGGTCACCTCCTGGATCGTGCTGCTCGCCGTCGGCGTCGTCACGTGGGGCCTGATCATCTGGGCCACCATCGCCTACCGGCGTCGCAAGGGCCAGACCGGCCTGCCCGTGCAGCTCCGCTACAACATGCCGATCGAGACCTTCTTCACGGTCGTCCCGGTCATCCTGGTGCTGGGCTTCTTCGCCTTCACCGCGCAGGAGCAGAGCAAGATCGAGACCAGGGTCGACAACCCCGACAACACGGTCGAGGTCATCGGCAAGCGCTGGGCCTGGGACTTCAACTACGTTGATGACGACGTCTACTTCCAGGGCGTCCAGGTGCAGACCGACGCCGACGGCAACCCCGACGAAGACACCATGCCGGTGCTCTACCTCCCCGTCGACAAGACCACCGAGATCCGTCTCGAGACCCGCGACGTCATCCACTCGTTCTGGGTGGTCGAGTTCCTCTACAAGAAGGACATGATCCCGGGGCAGACCAACTACATGAGCTTCACTCCGACGAAGACCGGCACCTTCATGGGCAAGTGCGCCGAGCTCTGCGGCGAGTACCACTCGATGATGCTCTTCGAGGTCCGCGTCGTCGAGCAGGACGAGTACGACGCCTACATCGAGTCGCTGCGCGACGCCGGCAACACCGGTCAGGTGACCGCCGAGTTCAACGCGAACCAGGAGCGTCTGCCCATCGACAACGATCGCGCGAAGGCGCAGAACGACTAA
- the nrdR gene encoding transcriptional regulator NrdR, translating into MHCPFCRHPDSRVIDSRTADDGLSIRRRRQCPECGRRFTTTETASLTVIKRSGVVEPFSREKVMSGVRKACQGRPVTDADLAVLAQQVEESVRSSGIAQFDANEIGLAVLPHLRELDEVAYLRFASVYQAFESLADFDAAIAELRAHPAGEASATAPTATED; encoded by the coding sequence ATGCACTGCCCTTTCTGCCGTCACCCCGACAGCCGCGTGATCGACTCGCGCACCGCTGACGACGGGCTCTCGATCCGTCGTCGGCGTCAGTGCCCCGAGTGCGGCCGCCGTTTCACCACGACCGAGACCGCGAGTCTGACCGTGATCAAGCGATCCGGTGTGGTCGAACCGTTCAGCAGGGAGAAGGTGATGAGCGGCGTGCGCAAGGCCTGCCAGGGCCGGCCCGTCACCGACGCCGACCTCGCCGTGCTCGCGCAGCAGGTCGAGGAATCCGTGCGCTCCAGCGGCATCGCCCAGTTCGATGCGAACGAGATCGGTCTCGCCGTGCTCCCGCATCTGCGCGAGCTCGACGAGGTCGCGTATCTGCGCTTCGCGAGCGTGTATCAGGCGTTCGAGTCCCTCGCCGATTTCGACGCGGCCATAGCCGAGCTGCGCGCCCACCCCGCCGGTGAGGCATCGGCCACTGCACCCACGGCCACGGAGGACTGA
- the ctaD gene encoding aa3-type cytochrome oxidase subunit I, whose product MKKGNVIVSWLTSTDHKVIGYMYLISSFVWFLIGGLMALLIRAQLFAPGLEIIGTKEQYNQLFTMHGTIMLLMFATPLFAGFANVMMPLQIGAPDVAFPRLNAFAFWLYTFGSLIAVGGFLTPQGAASFGWFAYAPLSEMTYSPGVGGNLWVLGLGISGFGTIMGGVNFITTIITMRAPGMTMWRMSVFTWNTLITSILILLVFPVLAAAMFGLAADRIFGAHIYNGEGGAILWQHLFWFFGHPEVYVIALPFFGIVSEVFPVFSRKPIFGYKTLIYATIAIAALSMTVWAHHMYVTGSVLLPFFALMTMLIAVPTGVKIFNWIGTMWRGSITFETPMLWSLGFLVTFVFGGLTGVILASPALDFHLSDTYFVVAHFHYVVFGTVVFAMFAGFYFWWPKWTGRMLDERLGKIHFWVLFIGFHMTFLVQHWLGVMAMPRRYATYLPADGITWGNQLSTIGAMVLGASMIPFLLNVYVTARRAPKVTVNDPWGYGRSLEWATSCPPPRHNFTSIPRIRSESPAFDLNHPEISGVEQPVREPALAEKK is encoded by the coding sequence ATGAAGAAGGGCAACGTCATTGTCTCGTGGCTGACGTCCACGGACCACAAGGTGATCGGGTACATGTACCTGATCAGCTCCTTCGTGTGGTTCCTGATCGGCGGCCTGATGGCTCTCCTGATCCGCGCGCAGCTGTTCGCGCCGGGCCTCGAGATCATCGGTACCAAGGAGCAGTACAACCAGCTGTTCACGATGCACGGCACGATCATGCTCCTGATGTTCGCCACCCCGCTCTTCGCGGGGTTCGCGAACGTCATGATGCCGCTCCAGATCGGTGCACCGGACGTCGCGTTCCCGCGACTCAACGCCTTCGCGTTCTGGCTCTACACCTTCGGCTCGCTCATCGCGGTCGGCGGCTTCCTCACCCCGCAGGGCGCCGCGTCGTTCGGCTGGTTCGCATACGCCCCGCTCTCGGAGATGACGTATTCGCCGGGTGTGGGAGGTAACCTCTGGGTGCTCGGTCTGGGCATCAGCGGCTTCGGCACCATCATGGGCGGCGTGAACTTCATCACGACGATCATCACGATGCGCGCCCCCGGTATGACCATGTGGCGCATGTCGGTGTTCACCTGGAACACGCTCATCACCTCGATCCTGATCCTGCTGGTCTTCCCGGTGCTCGCCGCCGCGATGTTCGGTCTCGCGGCCGACCGTATCTTCGGCGCCCACATCTACAACGGCGAGGGCGGGGCCATCCTCTGGCAGCACCTGTTCTGGTTCTTCGGGCACCCCGAGGTCTACGTCATCGCGCTCCCGTTCTTCGGCATCGTCTCCGAGGTGTTCCCGGTGTTCAGCCGCAAGCCGATCTTCGGCTACAAGACCCTCATCTACGCGACCATCGCCATCGCGGCCCTCTCGATGACCGTGTGGGCGCACCACATGTACGTCACCGGCTCCGTGCTGCTGCCGTTCTTCGCGCTGATGACGATGCTCATCGCCGTCCCCACGGGCGTGAAGATCTTCAACTGGATTGGCACCATGTGGCGGGGGTCGATCACCTTCGAGACGCCGATGCTGTGGTCGCTCGGCTTCCTGGTCACCTTCGTCTTCGGCGGTCTCACCGGTGTGATCCTCGCGTCGCCGGCGCTCGACTTCCACCTCTCGGACACCTATTTCGTGGTGGCGCACTTCCACTACGTCGTGTTCGGCACCGTGGTGTTCGCGATGTTCGCCGGATTCTACTTCTGGTGGCCGAAGTGGACCGGCCGCATGCTCGACGAGCGGCTCGGCAAGATCCACTTCTGGGTGCTGTTCATCGGCTTCCACATGACGTTCCTCGTGCAGCACTGGCTCGGCGTCATGGCGATGCCCCGCCGCTACGCGACCTACCTGCCCGCCGACGGCATCACCTGGGGCAACCAGCTGTCGACCATCGGTGCGATGGTGCTCGGCGCCTCGATGATCCCGTTCCTCCTGAACGTGTACGTCACCGCCCGCCGCGCTCCCAAGGTCACGGTGAACGACCCCTGGGGCTACGGCCGCTCGCTCGAGTGGGCCACGTCCTGCCCGCCGCCCCGACACAACTTCACGTCGATCCCGCGCATCCGCTCGGAGTCGCCGGCCTTCGATCTCAACCACCCCGAGATCAGCGGTGTCGAGCAGCCGGTCCGCGAGCCCGCGCTCGCCGAGAAGAAGTGA
- a CDS encoding quinone-dependent dihydroorotate dehydrogenase, with translation MRLYPLLFNTVLRRMGPEPAHHLAFKVIQAAPFTAGIVRRLCAPHPSLRTRALGIDFPSPFGLAAGFDKNAQGILGLGEFGFGHVEVGTLTRHAQPGNPKPRMFRLVGDRGLINRMGFNNGGSAAAVPRIERARLSGRRPVIGVNIGKSRVTEVDDAVQDYVWSAQRLAPIADYLAVNVSSPNTPGLRGLQELEMLEPLLAAVRDAAGSTPLLVKIAPDMGDEQIDGIVALAQRLGLDGIIATNTTISREGLTESAAEIERMGAGGLSGAPLRERSLEVLTRIRAAAPDPDFCVISVGGVTTADDVLQRLLAGATLVQGFTAYIYEGPLWARAINRGLRRAGWRQAG, from the coding sequence ATGCGTCTCTACCCGCTGCTCTTCAACACCGTGCTGCGACGCATGGGGCCCGAGCCCGCCCACCACCTGGCGTTCAAGGTGATCCAGGCGGCTCCCTTCACCGCCGGCATCGTGCGCCGCCTCTGCGCGCCCCACCCGAGTCTCCGCACCCGCGCTCTCGGCATCGACTTCCCGAGTCCGTTCGGCCTCGCCGCAGGCTTCGACAAGAACGCCCAGGGCATTCTCGGGCTCGGCGAGTTCGGGTTCGGGCACGTGGAGGTCGGCACCCTCACCCGTCACGCCCAGCCCGGCAACCCCAAGCCGCGCATGTTCCGCCTCGTGGGCGACCGCGGGCTCATCAACCGCATGGGGTTCAACAACGGCGGATCCGCCGCGGCCGTGCCCCGCATCGAGCGCGCGCGACTGTCCGGCCGCCGTCCCGTGATCGGGGTGAACATCGGCAAGAGCCGTGTCACCGAGGTCGACGACGCGGTGCAGGACTACGTCTGGAGCGCGCAGCGCCTCGCGCCGATCGCCGACTACCTCGCGGTGAACGTCAGCTCGCCCAACACGCCCGGGCTGCGCGGGCTGCAGGAGCTCGAGATGCTCGAGCCGCTCCTCGCCGCGGTGCGCGACGCCGCGGGATCGACCCCGCTCCTCGTCAAGATCGCACCCGACATGGGCGACGAGCAGATCGACGGCATCGTGGCGCTCGCGCAGCGGCTCGGACTCGACGGCATCATCGCCACCAACACCACGATCTCGCGCGAGGGTCTGACGGAGTCCGCCGCAGAGATCGAGCGCATGGGAGCCGGCGGGCTCTCGGGCGCGCCGCTGCGCGAGCGCTCCCTCGAGGTGCTCACCCGCATTCGAGCGGCCGCTCCCGATCCCGACTTCTGCGTGATCTCGGTCGGCGGAGTGACCACCGCGGACGACGTGCTGCAGCGCCTGCTGGCGGGGGCCACGCTGGTGCAGGGCTTCACGGCGTACATCTACGAGGGCCCGCTGTGGGCGCGGGCGATCAACCGCGGGTTGCGACGCGCCGGATGGCGCCAGGCGGGCTAG
- a CDS encoding GNAT family N-acetyltransferase, with protein sequence MSIIIRRGRSEDGQSVFALARQFTTGREPIGRDEFLVAFDNVLRHRDQETNVLFVAELEGRVVGYSLMTVSRLLHAPGLTAHLQEIVVDEGSRGHGVGDRLMQANEHYCMGRGVRQLSASTARIGSFYNHRDFEPVGEHYRKVLDLG encoded by the coding sequence TTGAGTATCATCATCCGCCGCGGCCGGAGCGAGGACGGGCAGTCCGTCTTCGCTCTGGCCCGCCAGTTCACCACCGGGCGCGAGCCGATCGGCCGCGACGAGTTCCTCGTTGCCTTCGACAACGTGCTGCGGCACCGCGACCAGGAGACCAATGTGCTCTTCGTCGCGGAGCTCGAGGGGCGGGTCGTCGGCTACTCGCTCATGACCGTCTCACGTCTGCTGCACGCACCGGGCCTCACGGCGCACCTGCAGGAGATCGTCGTGGACGAGGGCTCCCGCGGCCACGGCGTGGGGGATCGGCTCATGCAGGCCAACGAGCACTACTGCATGGGTCGCGGCGTGCGCCAGCTCTCGGCGTCGACCGCGCGCATCGGGTCGTTCTACAACCATCGCGACTTCGAGCCCGTCGGCGAGCACTACCGCAAGGTCCTCGACCTCGGGTGA
- the qcrA gene encoding cytochrome bc1 complex Rieske iron-sulfur subunit yields MAEEAKNNGGADAVVAAQGHSSAEAAAGTAVIAADAVQNPGLPPHRKRVTDLDPKREKRAERTVYTLFYISIAGSLGAVLAYMFFPIETGDMMAIRLHTMFVGLGMALALLAVGVGAVHWGKAIMADHESIDVRHPVPSDEETRAASAEVFKLADEESGFSRRSLVRNSLIGALIAFPLPGITLLRSLAPQDRDPVQLLKHTMWDKGVRLARDPSGVPIKASEVTIGSAFHVIPETLNHEDFHNLSLDERGGSENLLDAKAKAIVLLMRLDQSELKELPEREDWSYNGIVAYSKVCTHVGCPVALYEQHTHHLLCPCHQSQFDVSEHAKVVFGPAKRPLPQLPITVDDEGYLVAQSDFHEPVGPSFWERLK; encoded by the coding sequence ATGGCAGAGGAAGCGAAGAACAACGGCGGCGCAGACGCCGTTGTCGCCGCCCAGGGCCACAGCTCGGCCGAAGCTGCGGCAGGCACCGCGGTCATCGCGGCCGATGCTGTGCAGAATCCGGGCCTTCCCCCGCACCGGAAGCGCGTCACGGATCTCGATCCCAAGAGGGAGAAGCGCGCTGAGCGCACCGTCTACACGCTCTTCTACATCTCGATCGCGGGCAGCCTCGGCGCGGTCCTCGCCTACATGTTCTTCCCGATCGAAACGGGCGACATGATGGCGATTCGACTGCACACCATGTTCGTCGGTCTCGGCATGGCGCTCGCGCTCCTCGCCGTCGGCGTCGGTGCCGTCCACTGGGGCAAGGCCATCATGGCCGACCACGAGTCGATCGATGTGCGCCACCCGGTGCCCAGCGACGAAGAGACCCGTGCGGCCTCGGCCGAGGTGTTCAAGCTCGCCGACGAGGAGTCCGGGTTCTCCCGCCGCTCCCTCGTCCGCAACAGTCTCATCGGCGCGCTCATCGCGTTCCCCCTCCCCGGCATCACGCTGCTCCGCAGCCTCGCCCCGCAGGATCGCGACCCCGTGCAGCTCCTGAAGCACACCATGTGGGACAAGGGCGTCCGTCTCGCCCGCGACCCCTCCGGCGTTCCGATCAAGGCCAGCGAGGTCACGATCGGTTCGGCATTCCACGTGATTCCCGAGACTCTGAACCACGAGGACTTCCACAACCTCAGCCTCGACGAGCGCGGAGGCAGCGAGAACCTGCTCGACGCCAAGGCGAAGGCCATCGTGCTGCTGATGCGTCTCGATCAGTCGGAGCTCAAGGAGCTCCCCGAGCGCGAGGACTGGTCCTACAACGGGATCGTCGCCTACTCGAAGGTCTGCACGCACGTGGGTTGCCCCGTTGCGCTGTACGAGCAGCACACCCACCATCTCCTCTGCCCCTGCCACCAGTCGCAGTTCGATGTCTCGGAGCACGCGAAGGTCGTCTTCGGCCCCGCCAAGCGTCCGCTGCCCCAGCTGCCCATCACCGTGGACGACGAGGGCTACCTCGTCGCGCAGAGCGATTTCCATGAACCTGTCGGCCCGAGCTTCTGGGAGCGCCTCAAGTGA
- a CDS encoding class I SAM-dependent methyltransferase, which translates to MSHDQDQDQDHELEEHRVEAAYSERAAEYTSLLGSVAAMNPLDRTRITSWACAIDGPVLDLGCGPGHWTAHLARHGVPVSGVDLTPEFVRIARDRFPHVTFSIGDASSLDAEDGSLAGVLAWYSLIHTDPRELPRQLSEAARVLEPGGQILIGFFDGNADEAFEHAVTTAYFHSIEQICALLEEAGLEAIDSEQRRAPDARPHASVLAIKR; encoded by the coding sequence ATGAGTCACGACCAGGATCAGGATCAGGATCACGAGCTCGAAGAGCACCGCGTCGAGGCGGCGTACTCGGAGCGCGCCGCAGAGTACACCAGCCTGCTCGGCAGCGTCGCGGCGATGAACCCGCTCGATCGGACGCGCATCACGTCGTGGGCTTGCGCAATCGATGGGCCCGTGCTGGATCTCGGGTGCGGCCCGGGCCATTGGACGGCTCACCTGGCCCGCCACGGCGTCCCCGTCTCGGGAGTGGACCTCACCCCCGAGTTCGTGCGCATCGCGCGAGACCGCTTCCCCCACGTCACGTTCTCGATCGGCGACGCCTCGTCCCTCGACGCGGAGGACGGCTCGCTGGCGGGCGTGCTCGCCTGGTACTCGCTGATCCATACCGATCCTCGAGAACTCCCCCGGCAGCTGAGCGAGGCGGCCCGGGTGCTCGAGCCCGGCGGGCAAATCCTCATCGGTTTCTTTGACGGGAACGCCGACGAGGCCTTCGAGCACGCGGTGACGACCGCCTACTTCCACTCGATCGAGCAGATCTGCGCACTGCTCGAGGAGGCCGGCCTCGAAGCGATCGATTCGGAGCAGCGGCGGGCCCCCGACGCCCGTCCTCACGCATCGGTGCTCGCGATCAAGCGCTGA
- a CDS encoding DUF3043 domain-containing protein — protein sequence MAKKGPDNAAAANDSEAIVGKGRPTPSRKQAEAANARPIVGSKDKALLKEQRRQQAEARERARIGMMQGDDRFLTPRDKGPQRRYVRDYVDARWSVGELLIPMMLVVLVMTFIPGVMQVVSLIVIWAFVGLAILDAVFLGFRLKKRLGEKFGEDRVQPGFRWYAAMRAFQFRPLRVPKPQVKRGEFPS from the coding sequence GTGGCTAAGAAGGGCCCTGACAACGCGGCCGCCGCGAACGACAGCGAGGCGATCGTCGGCAAGGGTCGGCCGACCCCCTCGCGCAAGCAGGCGGAGGCCGCGAACGCGCGACCCATCGTCGGCTCCAAGGACAAGGCGCTGCTGAAGGAGCAGCGCCGCCAGCAGGCCGAAGCCCGGGAGCGGGCCCGCATCGGCATGATGCAGGGCGACGACCGCTTCCTCACCCCGCGGGACAAGGGCCCGCAGCGGCGGTACGTGCGCGACTACGTCGACGCGCGCTGGAGCGTCGGCGAACTGCTCATCCCGATGATGCTCGTCGTGCTGGTGATGACGTTCATCCCCGGCGTCATGCAGGTCGTCAGCCTCATCGTGATCTGGGCGTTCGTCGGGCTCGCGATCCTCGACGCCGTGTTCCTCGGCTTCCGTCTGAAGAAGCGCCTGGGTGAGAAGTTCGGCGAGGATCGCGTGCAGCCCGGCTTCCGCTGGTACGCCGCGATGCGCGCCTTCCAGTTCCGACCGCTGCGCGTTCCCAAGCCCCAGGTCAAACGAGGCGAATTCCCGAGTTAA